A window from Hemicordylus capensis ecotype Gifberg chromosome 2, rHemCap1.1.pri, whole genome shotgun sequence encodes these proteins:
- the LOC128346482 gene encoding transmembrane protein 79-like codes for MESLTRGKFYNFSADPRGTPGAEELPLLPSMTSTKGPANQHQLKELNSAHNSLADIIGQLHDIDPSRLSFSPFLDLDTQISMAPISDSPESSVEELYSTEEEEGVAPLNPATENLLEPVEVGHKDDSRSCLIQESPGPPEIMEDPKTPVEEATTFQDSGHTLTIRMPKETSFLDMVPVPLGCSTEPVVEEQQAGALELPDPPLPLHEHQPFLEVGSTDPVPCGDSENPAPCTHKCCQGWSGDHMKAVASAFVSLLLAPWFLYGCYYFLPLQAPACPDLASRVVFALRCLLIAGVPILLGIMLRAFSVLCLDAPGPLDARSRPALLHQLFVSGSVDQFVVFCLNVVVTATFLPQEHLRLVPIFAGLFSVGRCCYWVSLHLCSAYRGFGSGLSFFPTLSLTAYNLFCLFELGFGFLFTPSLAG; via the exons ATGGAGAGCCTTACTCGGGGAAAGTTTTACAACTTTTCAGCGGATCCTAGAGGAACCCCCGGAGCGGAGGAG ctcccccttctccccagcaTGACGTCCACAAAGGGTCCTGCCAACCAGCATCAGCTGAAGGAGCTCAACAGTGCCCACAATTCCCTTGCTGACATCATTGGTCAGCTCCATGACATTGACCCTAGCCGCCtgtctttctctcctttccttgaCCTGGACACCCAGATATCCATGGCACCCATCTCCGACAGCCCCGAATCCTCGGTGGAGGAGCTATATTCCactgaggaagaggaaggggtagCACCCCTCAACCCGGCCACAGAGAATCTTCTTGAACCCGTGGAGGTGGGTCACAAGGATGATTCTAGAAGTTGCTTGATTCAGGAGAGCCCTGGGCCACCAGAAATTATGGAAGACCCCAAGACCCCTGTGGAGGAGGCCACCACTTTCCAGGACAGTGGCCACACTCTGACCATCAGAATGCCTAAAGAGACCTCCTTTCTAGACATGGTTCCGGTACCACTAGGGTGTTCCACAGAGCCAGTGGTGGAAGAACAGCAAGCAGGGGCTTTGGAACTGCCCGATCCGCCACTTCCTCTCCACGAACAtcagcccttcctggaggtgGGAAGCACAGATCCAGTTCCATGTGGGGACTCAGAGAATCCGGCCCCTTGCACTCACAAGTGCTGCCAGGGCTGGTCCGGTGACCACATGAAGGCCGTGGCTTCGGCCTTCGTGTCCTTGCTGCTGGCGCCATGGTTCCTCTACGGATGTTACTACTTCCTGCCACTCCAGGCCCCCGCCTGCCCGGATCTTGCCAGCCGTGTCGTGTTCGCCCTGCGCTGCCTCCTGATCGCTGGGGTCCCTATCCTGCTTG GCATCATGCTGAGGGCCTTCTCCGTGCTGTGTCTGGACGCCCCGGGCCCCCTGGACGCTCGCTCCCGGCCCGCCCTGCTCCACCAGCTCTTTGTCTCTGGCTCCGTTGACCAGTTTGTGGTCTTTTGCCTCAACGTGGTGGTGACGGCCACCTTTCTTCCTCAGGAGCACCTCCGCCTCGTCCCAATCTTTGCGGGGCTTTTTTCTGTCGGCAG GTGCTGTTACTGGGTGAGCCTGCATCTGTGCAGTGCGTACCGTGGCTTTGGTTCTGGACTGTCCTTCTTCCCAACGCTCTCCCTGACAGCCTACAACCTCTTCTGTCTCTTCGAGCTGGGCTTTGGCTTCCTCTTCACCCCCTCGCTTGCAGGTTAA